GGAAGAAAAACCAAAGGTCATTAAGGAGATAAAAGATGCTATGGGATACAAAAATGATAAAGGCATCGGAAATCGGCAAAGATTTTAAACAGAGATTGGCTATGTTATATTCACTCCTTCGCCAGAACAAGACTACTGAAAGAATTGATGACTTTTATCTTGCCATATGATATACTTGTTATGATGTGGAAAGGGATATGGAAAGAGAACTTTTTATCTACTTAAAATAAATTGCGAGAAGTGATAAAGTGGATTTTTTCGACTACTTCCAAATAATTGTGTTGGTATCGTTTTATATAGTATTCGTTGGAAGAAATATTCAATTGAGATTAAAAGGTATCAAACCATTTGTTCTAGGAATTGGAAAGAAAGGTTTGCAAGCTCTTCTGGAAATTTCTTTCTTTTTTGGACTGGTCATCTGGACCCTTGAAGTTATTCGGTCTTCCTTTAACCTGGATTTCCATATTTTTTCAGAAGTTCTATATACTGCTTTATTTCAAATAATTCCTTTGAAGATAGTAGGAGTTATCTTCATTGTCTTAGGCTTCGTTATCTTCATTTGGGCTCTTATTTCATTCGGAAGTTCATGGCGGGTTGGAATCGATAAACAAAGACCTGGCCAGTTAGTTATAAGCGGAATTTTTAAAATAACAAGAAATCCTATCTTTATATTTCTGGACCTTTACTTTGTAGGAACATGGTTAATTTACACCAACTTGTTCTTTTTGATATCTTCAGTTTTAGTTATGGTTGGTATTCACTACCAAATTTTACAAGAAGAGAAATTTCTAATAACACAATATGGTGACGAATATAGGAATTATATGAAAA
Above is a genomic segment from bacterium containing:
- a CDS encoding isoprenylcysteine carboxylmethyltransferase family protein, which codes for MRLKGIKPFVLGIGKKGLQALLEISFFFGLVIWTLEVIRSSFNLDFHIFSEVLYTALFQIIPLKIVGVIFIVLGFVIFIWALISFGSSWRVGIDKQRPGQLVISGIFKITRNPIFIFLDLYFVGTWLIYTNLFFLISSVLVMVGIHYQILQEEKFLITQYGDEYRNYMKKVRRYF